In Primulina huaijiensis isolate GDHJ02 chromosome 6, ASM1229523v2, whole genome shotgun sequence, a single window of DNA contains:
- the LOC140979417 gene encoding uncharacterized protein — translation MSGDGSSHGSVGHGRYGDDEADREHRRRDLGGRRHRDHDERRRRNRVNIMDFMKIGPPPLTGDENTDVTEAWVDIMEQCFRVLHYDEDEKMEVADFMIQVKARKWWKPISAILVQQHGRIRWEHFRQAFINHHFPPALRQAKEMELLTIKQGDLSIDDYQKRFTDLLLYAPHISENSAAKYSHFLNGLNQEIFYRVSVCDDPISYERLVNRCRQAEISIARRKAMQASKSSSSLGPRGQSFKKSASSSSSGSGGVHSFGRKKLQCGHCGGNHQTENCRKVTGACFNCGGFGHMKRDCPNLENQSVGGGSMTGSYSGKQSEATMQQKGFPAQGSRRGGISQGSQQRPRVQGQVFALNQKQAEEQNERVIAGLRLDGSDDQGSG, via the exons ATGTCAGGAGACGGAAGCAGTCACGGAAGTGTGGGACATGGTCGTTATGGCGACGATGAGGCTGACCGAGAACATCGTCGTCGAGATCTTGGCGGAAGGCGTCATCgagatcatgatgaaaggagacgtaggaaccgtgtcaacattatggatttcatgaagATTGGACCTCCACCGCTGACTGGAGATGAGAATACTGATGTTACTGAAGCTTGGGTCGATATCATGGAGCAGTGCTTTCGAGTGCTGCACTATGACGAGGATGAGAAGATGGAGGTAGCTGATTTCATGATCCAAGTAAAAGCTCGGAAATGGTGGAAACCTATTTCTGCCATCCTAGTTCAGCAGCATGGGCGGATTCGTTGGGAACATTTCCGTCAGGCcttcatcaatcatcactttCCGCCAGCTCTTCGTCAGGCGAAGGAGATGGAACTGTTGACCATTAAGCAAGGAGATTTGAGCATTGATGATTACCAAAAGCGTTTTACGGATCTGTTGCTGTACGCTCCTCACATCAGTGAGAATtctgcagcaaaatattctcactttttgaatggtttgaaccaggaGATTTTTTATCGGGTTTCAGTCTGTGATGATCCTATTTCGTACGAAAGATTAGTGAATCGTTGTCGTCAAGCAGAGATCAGTATTGCTAGGAGGAAGGCTATGCAAGCTAGCAAAAGTTCTAGTTCGTTGGGACCGAGGGGTCAGTCTTTCAAGAAGtctgcatcttcttcttcttcaggtTCTGGAGGGGTGCACAGCTTTGGTAGGAAAAAGCTGCAATGTGGCCACTGCGGAGGAAATCACCAGACGGAAAATTGTCGAAAAGTAACAGGTGCTTGTTTCAACTGTGGTGGTTTTGGTCACATGAAGAGGGATTGCCCTAATTTGGAGAATCAGAGTGTAGGCGGAGGTTCTATGACAGGGTCTTACAGTGGAAAACAGTCTGAGGCCACTATGCAACAGAAAGGTTTTCCTGCTCAAGGTTCTCGTCGTGGTGGAATATCACAAGGATCTCAGCAACGTCCACGAGTTCAAGGACAAGTGTTTGCCCTAAACCAAAAACAGGCTGAGGAGCAAAACGAGagagtcattgcag gtcttaggttggacggttcggacgaccagggcagtggctag